The genomic region TCTCATtgtatggaatataacttacttcaccaattatttatttatttatttttattgtgatacttaaggagtatattgtgaatacattgagaacaggaattgaacaaaagttttagcaactgttatgtaaaagaaaaggggtaggatttaataagctctgcttcttcctactgcctttcgaacatgttgaaaagagaaactggaaattgtgatgtatcatgttgtatgcttgcatgttcgaaataaactcaaccaTCTCATTGCAATAAAATAAGTCCAGTGCTCCAACTAATTCAGAGTTGGCATGTGTTATAGTTTTTATACACTTATTTTATGTGGTATTTATTTGTCACACGTGTAAGGCCAGTCCGTGACAATATGGTCTAAATTAAACCGGTGCCTGGTGCAAAAAATGTCGGGGACCCCTGctgaaaagtacagaaaattggCACCGCGGAGTACCAGTATCGATTCCCGCATACCGGGAATCGATACCATACTGTTCAAATACAAAAGATACCCACTcctaaatgttttacatttttttggacACAAATTAAAAAGCTCGGCTATACCTGTCCCCTCACAAACACACGTGTTGAGTTATGATAGCCATGTGTCCAAATAAATCGCTGATATCGTTTAGCACCAACCCAAGACCACATATACATTTGTGTCTTGTGTTACTGTATACCAACACATGGCGCCAAACGACCTTTTCCAAGCATTTACATGTTTCTTTTCTCCCGTCCAGAGAACAACGGCCTACCTGAGAAGGAGCGCCTACAGGTGGCCGAGCGTCTCTTACGGGTAATGTGCTCCGATCTCAACATGCTCAACGTGCTCAACAGCAAGGACTTCCTCAAGCTGGCACAAACGCTGGTGGACACGGGGGCTCGCCATGGAGCCTACTCCACCCGCGACGCCCTGGGCAATATGAGTGCCTTGGCGCTGCGCCAGCTGCCTCGCATGTACAACCAAGTGAAAGTGAAGGTCACGTGTGCCCTCGGCTCCAACGCCTCACTGGGCATCGCCGTGACGTGCCACTCTCAGACGTCGGGCCCGGATGCCTGCTACGTTCTCACAGCCTATCAGGTGGAGGGCTCGAGACTGAAACGTTACGTTCTTGGCGTAAGGGAGGCGGAGCTGAGGGAGGGGCCGGAGCAGATCCACCACTGGGTCCAGAATGTGCTGTCCGAGTTTGTCATGTCAGATATTCGCACTGTGTATGTGGCAGAGCCCCGCGTGTGGGCCGCCGGATTCGGGGCTTCCTCGCTTGGAGGCGGCGGACGCGGGAGGATCTGCTTGCGCTGCGCAGGGTGCTCGCTTGGTGCCGTTGTCCAGGCCGTCTTGGGGAAGCGTAGCCTCCAGGCTCGAGGGCTCCACGAGCTGGCCGAGCTGCTCGCCACGTGCAGAGACATCTCCTCCACCACCACACTGGGCCTCAGCGAGGAGCAGGGCACCAACACCTCCACAAGCTCCACAGAGGACGCAGCACAGGGCAGCCCCGGCCAGTGCCCCACCCCTCCCTGCTGGGATCGTTCGGCTGAGGCTCTCCTGCAGGTCAACTCCCACTTCGAACAGATCTGCGAGACGTACGGGCGCAACAAGTCTACGGCCCCTCTCCTCCAGGGCCTCAACAAGCACTTGTTAGGAACGCTCACTTGTCTGCTGGCTCCTCTGCGCCTGGCAGCGCTGGAGCTCAGCAGTCAAAGGAGGCCGACATTGCAGCAGGTACTTCCTGTCTACCTTCGCCTGGAAAAGTTTTTCACATCCAAAGCTGGAGAAGCTGGAACGGGCGTGGCCAGCAAACTCTGTCACTACTTCCTGGAAGCACTCAAGGAGAACTTCAAGGTAATGTATTttccaggcatgtgatttttccgtttaaagtcggaattccgtcttttttaatctcgggaaaaaaaaaaaaattgtcttttgtaatcgagacgtagcttacattacgccatgggtgtcaaactctggcccgtgggccaaatttggcccgccgtgtgatttcatttggcccttgaggtaccggtaatatcaaattaagaatTGTTGCCtcggtattatacaggggcggtgccgctctaacaacgcatttgccaaaCCTCCCGAAATTTCACTGCCtctcccgtaaatctcccggggcaacaattcttccgaatttctcccgatttccactcggacaacaatattgggggtgtgcctcgAAGGCACTCCCtgtagcgtcctctacaacctgttgtcacgtccggttttccgccatagaaacaatgtgccggcccagtcacatagtaTCTGCGCCtttaacacacactaatgaatgcaaggcatacttggtcaacagccatacagttcacactgggggtggccttataaacaactttaacactgatacaaatatgcgccgcactgtgaagccacaccaaacaagaatgacaaacacaattcgggagaacatctgcaccgtaacatatgtaatacccagaaccccttgcagcactaactcttccgggatgctataatatacacccccgctaccaccaaacctgccccccccctccaatttttatttaaattttatttgatttgccattgatatttgtaaatcattattgataggttgattggaaacactaaattggcccgaatgtgcatgttgtctctctatctgtgttggccctgtgatgaggtggcgacttgtccagggtgtacactgccttacgcccaaatgcagctgagataggctgcagcgaccccagaagggacaagctgtaggaaatggatggctggatggataatttgaaactcggctttgcatgtcactataaagttatataagccttgcttgttcaatattcaatgcaaaacatttttggatccctcttaaaagattcatttgttcaaccttggcccgcggctttgttccatttgaaattttggcccactctttatttgagtttgacacccctgtattacgccgtagttgaatgttgtctgtctatctgtgttggccctgtgatgaggcggcgacttgtccagggtgtaccccgccttccgctgagataggcaccagcgtgatgattggtcgatatgttcttTGTGAcaaatcaggacatctgttatgaatgatgaagttattaccgccattttccaaatgtaaacgatgtcggttctcgagagaaaggacgcttcacgagtaaaagaaattgataaacatgtcaaaaataagtttcgatgggactggatggaaagggaaatcactgatactgttgggatgaaggaagttacgactttgttcggcgattttattcggaaaatcgatcgtcccggaaaagttttgtgcatttgtgtcatgataatattgactatggatcacaaggtttcaaggctttggaagtacatgcgaaacgccaaaaacatatgaaacaacttaaAGCAAGGAAAAtgaacttttcactagctggtacttttagATGTCAACCGAAtgtgagcaaaccttacggacttcatcctttgtttgcatcgacaactgccgtagacatcgagaggaaagatccacccaaacaacccacttcagttgcagacagggtagttaataatgaggtaagctaaaaaatatccattcatccatccattttgtaacgctttttcccttttggtgtagcggggggcgctagcgcctatctcagctacaatcgggcggaaggcggtgtacacccttgacaagtcgccacctcatcccagggccaagctaaaaaaatttaaaatattttcttgcgaaatacgcatgtttgttttaaatattaaccaattattgctttgcgaaatataaatgggtttttctaaaaataaaaagccacgtgaaaatattttatgaaattacagaaattcaaagagtctcattattgattccagttaacaattttTTTGAAAGAAATTTGCAGATaatactattttgtaatattggcgacttgtccagggtgtaccctgccttccgcccgattgtagctcagataggcgccagcgccccccgcgactccgaaagggaataagcggtagaaaatggatggatggatggaagttcttATGTAGTCTCTTAAAACAACATTGTCAGCGGTGTAATAATCTTGAAGGTAAATATTTTCCcacttgtttcatgcaatatgtcagtgtcctcacattattattatttcctattttgaaatatgagtaaacaatactaaacatgtttaattattttcataaatTTATATCCCTATTTTGTCAAAGAATGAAATGTTTAATTTAggtattttgttatatttataaCTAAACTTGTAGGCAATTAAGCATATACATTAAAACTGTGAATTGTTATTAGTggttatgtattttacaatttaTGCTACTTTCTGATAGCATATATCATGTAATTGTCtaatttttgaaatatattttgtataataaTAAATCTTGGCAAAACTGTTACACCACTGATCATTTTTTTTACCCCATGTATACAATATCTGACTAATAGTAATGATAGAATGATTTCCAATATgttcaaaaattatgttttcatgtctttaaacagtaaaatattttcttcaaatggtgctgtctttgttaattttagcatgttaaattggtgaaaaaccaggagcttcgaCCCTTGCCCCCCCACCAGGGCAGCGCCTTGGACCCCCGAAATTTTTTTTTcggtctttttcattgtggtcaaatcacatgcctgattttCGAGTATGCCTAATAATattcctcttttttttcttttttttttgccggttttcttttttttttctcaaagggtGCTCATATGCTTGTAGTTGAGAATTACTCAAACATGCCTCTGCTGATTACAGCCAAATAGTTCACCTAATTTTGCCTACACAAAGCAATTTACTACACACAATTTAAAAACTACAAATCTGTCCTTTCATAAATATACTCGCATAATGATGACCATGTCCTACTTCCAGGTTGAGCGAGCCCACCAAGTGGCAATGGTTTTGGATCCTCAGCTCAAGCTCCGTTTGGTCCCGACTTACCAACACGAGGATATCATCTCTCGAGCGTGCGAACTTGCTGCTGAATCCAAGGACGGGTGTATAACCAGCACCAGTGGCTCGTGCGGCGAGGAACGGGAAACTGACGGCCCACCGATGCCTAAAATAACCCGCGTGGAGGGCGCCGGCAACAACGGCGGCACGGCCATGGCGTCAGTGTCCGCTAACGACGAGAGTCAAAGCAAAGTCCGACAGGAGATCTTCCAGTACCTGGCGGAGCCTCTGCTCCAGGGCACCACCGATCTCTTCCAGTACTGGAGCTCCACAGTGGGCGACAAGTTCCCCAGGCTGGCCCGCCTGGCGCTGTGGCTCCTAGCTGTGCCCGCCGTGGGCATACGCAGCGAATGCGTGATGGTGTGCGAGCAAAGCCTGGCCATGAAAAGGAGGCAGCAGGTAACcgcagaagaaatgaacaaactCATTTTCCTTCGCTCTAACATGGGCTAACCAACCAAACCTTGACCCCCCCCAACCCTCAGCCAGGGACTTTTATTTAATTAGGCTTAGACCGGGtgtaaaggtatagatgtgtacGTGCTAGGTTGCAAGCAGCTGTTACAACACAGCTTTTCACTTTCTGTATTTCACACGAAGATGTTCAGCATATCGGTAACTCCAATAATCATTGTCTAGCCTAAAAAGGAAACCGCTTTAAAGGCTACATGCTGTTATGGGACGGCGGGGAAGGTCAGTAAACCTCAACAATACTGTAGAAGAAAATAGTCTGAATATTCACTGCCTTTCGCGAGATCTGTTTGGAATTCTCTACAACCTCAACGAAACCTGCTAAACCTTTTTTTCCTTCAAAGGGGTTAAAAGCGCACATTACAAGCTAGTCTGGATTTACACTGCAGTTTGAAgtcaacacttttttttgtttgttttaaacaaaCCGCGTTAAGCAGATTAAAAGTTGTATGTTTACTTTGCTTGGGCTGCCCTTGGATCAAAGGGGTCAtactatgatttttttctaaatgtaaaacacttttgTGTAATgtggttttttggtcaaaatcttACATTTGATTATCTTTTacggaccatcttcaagccgctttttggtagtctcttcagaatgcgcctttctgtgggcggtcttatttacgtacctccacttcgacagcgtcttctccccgatTGCCATGTTGCAGTTTTTAGTGCTTTGAAAGGGAGTCTACTGTCAGATCTAAGttagaactaccgtatttttcaaagtataagtcgctctggagtttaagtcgcacctgccgaaaatgcacaataaagaaggaaaacaacatatataagtcgcgctggagtataagtcacatttttgggggaaatgtatttaataaaacccaacactaagaatagacatttgaaaggcaatttgaaataaataaagaatagtgaacaacaggctgaataagtgtacgttatttgacgcataaataaccaaatgagaaggtgcctggtatgttaacgtaacatattatggttagagttatttaaataactataacatatagaacatgcgatacgtttaccaaacaatctgtcac from Nerophis ophidion isolate RoL-2023_Sa linkage group LG17, RoL_Noph_v1.0, whole genome shotgun sequence harbors:
- the znf618 gene encoding zinc finger protein 618 isoform X2: MSAPEAPNPGKEQGSDGSNGTPSTSTATDNKGASSPPVTIKKEPEAAETSNGSIGDALNPAEICVVIGGSDPKASGGGSRRAPSEGMFALGTPPPTKSTDSCIGSYVCGVCGKKYKYYNCFQTHVRAHRESESMVADLQPAPNSGFRYSCDICGKKYKYYSCFQEHRDLHAVDDPYEQVVLPIDGLKEEEPIEPYHKIGPKTGSFVCEFCGKQYKYFNPYQEHVALHTPMSSFDLKTSRVQECGSLDMSKFGQSQTDKIKNVHFRRKLENALQSSLVDTNSSQNSSGTPSPLVATSFSTPQKPYTCGACGIQFQFYNNLLEHMQSHAADIENHTKGNSPKTSLASGPQEQLWRASPAQAAHPSVKLQIQPQSVPQRNHSVSQNNGLPEKERLQVAERLLRVMCSDLNMLNVLNSKDFLKLAQTLVDTGARHGAYSTRDALGNMSALALRQLPRMYNQVKVKVTCALGSNASLGIAVTCHSQTSGPDACYVLTAYQVEGSRLKRYVLGVREAELREGPEQIHHWVQNVLSEFVMSDIRTVYVAEPRVWAAGFGASSLGGGGRGRICLRCAGCSLGAVVQAVLGKRSLQARGLHELAELLATCRDISSTTTLGLSEEQGTNTSTSSTEDAAQGSPGQCPTPPCWDRSAEALLQVNSHFEQICETYGRNKSTAPLLQGLNKHLLGTLTCLLAPLRLAALELSSQRRPTLQQVLPVYLRLEKFFTSKAGEAGTGVASKLCHYFLEALKENFKVERAHQVAMVLDPQLKLRLVPTYQHEDIISRACELAAESKDGCITSTSGSCGEERETDGPPMPKITRVEGAGNNGGTAMASVSANDESQSKVRQEIFQYLAEPLLQGTTDLFQYWSSTVGDKFPRLARLALWLLAVPAVGIRSECVMVCEQSLAMKRRQQVTAEEMNKLIFLRSNMG
- the znf618 gene encoding zinc finger protein 618 isoform X1, with product MSPGSEEAGVMSAPEAPNPGKEQGSDGSNGTPSTSTATDNKGASSPPVTIKKEPEAAETSNGSIGDALNPAEICVVIGGSDPKASGGGSRRAPSEGMFALGTPPPTKSTDSCIGSYVCGVCGKKYKYYNCFQTHVRAHRESESMVADLQPAPNSGFRYSCDICGKKYKYYSCFQEHRDLHAVDDPYEQVVLPIDGLKEEEPIEPYHKIGPKTGSFVCEFCGKQYKYFNPYQEHVALHTPMSSFDLKTSRVQECGSLDMSKFGQSQTDKIKNVHFRRKLENALQSSLVDTNSSQNSSGTPSPLVATSFSTPQKPYTCGACGIQFQFYNNLLEHMQSHAADIENHTKGNSPKTSLASGPQEQLWRASPAQAAHPSVKLQIQPQSVPQRNHSVSQNNGLPEKERLQVAERLLRVMCSDLNMLNVLNSKDFLKLAQTLVDTGARHGAYSTRDALGNMSALALRQLPRMYNQVKVKVTCALGSNASLGIAVTCHSQTSGPDACYVLTAYQVEGSRLKRYVLGVREAELREGPEQIHHWVQNVLSEFVMSDIRTVYVAEPRVWAAGFGASSLGGGGRGRICLRCAGCSLGAVVQAVLGKRSLQARGLHELAELLATCRDISSTTTLGLSEEQGTNTSTSSTEDAAQGSPGQCPTPPCWDRSAEALLQVNSHFEQICETYGRNKSTAPLLQGLNKHLLGTLTCLLAPLRLAALELSSQRRPTLQQVLPVYLRLEKFFTSKAGEAGTGVASKLCHYFLEALKENFKVERAHQVAMVLDPQLKLRLVPTYQHEDIISRACELAAESKDGCITSTSGSCGEERETDGPPMPKITRVEGAGNNGGTAMASVSANDESQSKVRQEIFQYLAEPLLQGTTDLFQYWSSTVGDKFPRLARLALWLLAVPAVGIRSECVMVCEQSLAMKRRQQVTAEEMNKLIFLRSNMG
- the znf618 gene encoding zinc finger protein 618 isoform X4; its protein translation is MSPGSEEAGVMSAPEAPNPGKEQGSDGSNGTPSTSTATDNKGASSPPVTIKKEPEAAETSNGSIGDALNPAEICVVIGGSDPKASGGGSRRAPSEGMFALGTPPPTKSTDSCIGSYVCGVCGKKYKYYNCFQTHVRAHRESESMVADLQPAPNSGFRYSCDICGKKYKYYSCFQEHRDLHAVDDPYEQVVLPIDGLKEEEPIEPYHKIGPKTGSFVCEFCGKQYKYFNPYQEHVALHTPMSSFDLKTSRVQECGSLDMSKFGQSQTDKIKNVHFRRKLENALQSSLVDTNSSQNSSGTPSPLVATSFSTPQTDIENHTKGNSPKTSLASGPQEQLWRASPAQAAHPSVKLQIQPQSVPQRNHSVSQNNGLPEKERLQVAERLLRVMCSDLNMLNVLNSKDFLKLAQTLVDTGARHGAYSTRDALGNMSALALRQLPRMYNQVKVKVTCALGSNASLGIAVTCHSQTSGPDACYVLTAYQVEGSRLKRYVLGVREAELREGPEQIHHWVQNVLSEFVMSDIRTVYVAEPRVWAAGFGASSLGGGGRGRICLRCAGCSLGAVVQAVLGKRSLQARGLHELAELLATCRDISSTTTLGLSEEQGTNTSTSSTEDAAQGSPGQCPTPPCWDRSAEALLQVNSHFEQICETYGRNKSTAPLLQGLNKHLLGTLTCLLAPLRLAALELSSQRRPTLQQVLPVYLRLEKFFTSKAGEAGTGVASKLCHYFLEALKENFKVERAHQVAMVLDPQLKLRLVPTYQHEDIISRACELAAESKDGCITSTSGSCGEERETDGPPMPKITRVEGAGNNGGTAMASVSANDESQSKVRQEIFQYLAEPLLQGTTDLFQYWSSTVGDKFPRLARLALWLLAVPAVGIRSECVMVCEQSLAMKRRQQVTAEEMNKLIFLRSNMG
- the znf618 gene encoding zinc finger protein 618 isoform X3, whose product is MSPGSEEAGVMSAPEAPNPGKEQGSDGSNGTPSTSTATDNKGASSPPVTIKKEPEAAETSNGSIGDALNPAEICVVIGGSDPKASGGGSRRAPSEGSYVCGVCGKKYKYYNCFQTHVRAHRESESMVADLQPAPNSGFRYSCDICGKKYKYYSCFQEHRDLHAVDDPYEQVVLPIDGLKEEEPIEPYHKIGPKTGSFVCEFCGKQYKYFNPYQEHVALHTPMSSFDLKTSRVQECGSLDMSKFGQSQTDKIKNVHFRRKLENALQSSLVDTNSSQNSSGTPSPLVATSFSTPQKPYTCGACGIQFQFYNNLLEHMQSHAADIENHTKGNSPKTSLASGPQEQLWRASPAQAAHPSVKLQIQPQSVPQRNHSVSQNNGLPEKERLQVAERLLRVMCSDLNMLNVLNSKDFLKLAQTLVDTGARHGAYSTRDALGNMSALALRQLPRMYNQVKVKVTCALGSNASLGIAVTCHSQTSGPDACYVLTAYQVEGSRLKRYVLGVREAELREGPEQIHHWVQNVLSEFVMSDIRTVYVAEPRVWAAGFGASSLGGGGRGRICLRCAGCSLGAVVQAVLGKRSLQARGLHELAELLATCRDISSTTTLGLSEEQGTNTSTSSTEDAAQGSPGQCPTPPCWDRSAEALLQVNSHFEQICETYGRNKSTAPLLQGLNKHLLGTLTCLLAPLRLAALELSSQRRPTLQQVLPVYLRLEKFFTSKAGEAGTGVASKLCHYFLEALKENFKVERAHQVAMVLDPQLKLRLVPTYQHEDIISRACELAAESKDGCITSTSGSCGEERETDGPPMPKITRVEGAGNNGGTAMASVSANDESQSKVRQEIFQYLAEPLLQGTTDLFQYWSSTVGDKFPRLARLALWLLAVPAVGIRSECVMVCEQSLAMKRRQQVTAEEMNKLIFLRSNMG